From the Burkholderia mayonis genome, one window contains:
- a CDS encoding YbhB/YbcL family Raf kinase inhibitor-like protein has translation MTLTLTSQAFHEGGEIPGRHTCKGADVSPPLAWSGVPANAKSLVLIVDDPDAPDPAAPRMTWVHWVLYNIPPTAPGLQEGVAASALPAGTLQGTNDFQRAAYGGPCPPVGRHRYFHKLYALDTVLPDLHKPTKAALEKAMQGHVVAHAELLGTFQK, from the coding sequence ATGACCTTGACTCTCACCTCGCAAGCCTTCCATGAGGGAGGCGAGATTCCCGGACGCCACACCTGCAAGGGCGCGGACGTGTCGCCGCCGCTCGCGTGGTCCGGGGTGCCCGCCAATGCGAAAAGCCTTGTGCTGATCGTCGATGACCCCGACGCACCCGATCCGGCCGCGCCACGAATGACATGGGTCCACTGGGTGCTCTACAACATTCCGCCGACGGCTCCCGGTTTGCAGGAGGGCGTCGCCGCGAGCGCGCTCCCGGCGGGCACGCTTCAAGGCACCAACGACTTCCAGCGAGCCGCGTATGGCGGCCCTTGCCCGCCAGTTGGCCGTCACCGCTATTTCCACAAGCTGTATGCGCTCGATACGGTGCTGCCCGATCTTCACAAGCCCACCAAGGCAGCGCTGGAGAAGGCGATGCAAGGCCACGTGGTGGCGCACGCCGAATTGCTCGGCACATTCCAGAAGTAA
- a CDS encoding DUF1810 domain-containing protein, giving the protein MDDPYDLQRFVDAQDPVYAQVCDELRNGRKRSHWMWFVFPQIAGLGDSAIAQRYAISTLGEADAYLRHPLLGARLRECTRLVNDVEGHSIQTIFGYPDYLKFRSSVTLFSHATPDNAVFVDALEKYFGGEADHNTLARL; this is encoded by the coding sequence ATGGACGATCCCTATGACCTTCAGCGCTTTGTCGACGCACAGGATCCCGTGTATGCGCAGGTATGCGATGAGCTAAGAAACGGGCGCAAGCGAAGCCACTGGATGTGGTTCGTGTTTCCGCAGATCGCGGGGCTCGGTGACAGCGCGATCGCACAACGGTACGCGATCTCGACGCTGGGCGAAGCCGACGCGTATCTACGGCATCCCCTGCTCGGCGCGCGGCTGCGCGAGTGCACACGGCTCGTCAACGATGTCGAAGGCCATTCGATCCAGACGATTTTCGGATATCCGGATTACCTGAAGTTCAGGTCGTCGGTCACATTGTTCTCGCATGCAACACCGGACAACGCGGTATTCGTGGACGCGCTCGAAAAGTACTTCGGCGGAGAAGCGGATCACAACACGCTCGCGCGACTCTAG
- a CDS encoding UPF0182 family protein: protein MRSQATSVSRLKRYAITAAIVVASLIVIGRITGVLVDWLWFSSIGYVAVFWTILSARVLLFIVVLAASAAVISASGFLAHRYATRVDIWQVEARSPTRAEEVVRALAGQVASRIPWRAVIAGSAVLLGLAIAGNAMSSWDIALRFLHQVPFGERDPIFGRDIGFYLFSLPVWIALKNWLLQLVFCCAVVAGGVYWLRGDIMLRPPKGLSSAAAAHGSVLLALFFLLKAWSWWLDRFLLLYDNNGVVVGAGYTDVHVVLPVLWLLIGLAAVSAIALSVNVRRPGYRLPAASMLLVFGSSFALGLVYPALFQRFYVKPSELQLETPYIERNIALTRRAYGLAQIAVKPFAAEQGLNFASLQANRATIDNIRLWDVRPLMDTYAQLQEIRTYYKFFSVDIDRYSLDSGYRQVMLSARELEPAMLPENAQTWVNLHLLFTHGNGVVMSPVTEKSAEGLPSLYLRDIPPVAQGGPAIHEPRLYFGEGEQGYVIVKGSVPEFDYPKGDSNVYTAYSGRDGVAIGSMARRSLFAWQLDDPNILLTRYVTGESRILLHRDIRDRIRTIAPFLILDHDPYLVASNGRLFWMQDAYTTSRWFPYAPPGTGDGDNYIRNAVKVVVDAYNGTVDFYVSDPADPLVRTYQRIFPGMFKPLDAMPENLRQHIRYPEDLFLIQANLYRAYHMDAPEVFYNREDLWQFPRELGDIDGGDAASTRMAPYYMIMRLPGDARAEFVLMLPMVPSQRENMIAWLAARCDPPGYGKLIVYTFPKDKLVYGPFQIEARIQQNTEISQQISLWNQMGSRVIRGHLVVVPIENSILYVSPLYLRAASGQLPELKRVIAAYGDRVVMEETLSDALGALFKETAPMAAPARGATDARAREALAHYDRAIERLKAGDWAGFGSELEALRPLLERLGADHAENQK, encoded by the coding sequence ATGCGCTCGCAAGCGACGTCCGTTTCGCGTCTGAAACGCTATGCAATCACGGCTGCGATCGTCGTCGCCAGCCTGATCGTCATCGGGCGCATCACCGGCGTCCTGGTCGACTGGCTATGGTTTTCCTCGATCGGCTACGTTGCCGTTTTCTGGACGATCCTGTCCGCCAGGGTGCTGCTGTTTATCGTCGTGCTTGCCGCGTCGGCGGCCGTGATCAGCGCGTCGGGGTTCCTGGCGCATCGTTACGCAACACGCGTCGACATCTGGCAAGTGGAAGCCAGATCGCCGACGCGTGCGGAGGAGGTCGTCCGGGCGCTGGCCGGGCAGGTCGCGTCGCGCATTCCTTGGCGCGCCGTCATCGCCGGCAGCGCTGTGCTCCTTGGGCTTGCCATCGCTGGCAACGCAATGTCGAGCTGGGACATCGCGCTTCGCTTTCTTCATCAGGTGCCGTTCGGCGAACGCGATCCGATCTTCGGCAGGGACATCGGCTTCTATCTGTTCTCGCTGCCCGTCTGGATCGCGCTCAAGAATTGGCTGCTGCAACTGGTCTTCTGCTGCGCGGTCGTCGCAGGCGGAGTCTACTGGCTGCGCGGCGACATCATGCTCCGGCCGCCGAAGGGGCTTTCGTCGGCCGCTGCCGCTCACGGTTCGGTACTGCTTGCACTGTTCTTCCTGCTGAAAGCCTGGTCCTGGTGGCTCGACCGCTTTTTGCTGCTCTACGACAACAACGGCGTCGTGGTTGGCGCCGGTTATACCGATGTCCACGTCGTGCTGCCCGTGCTGTGGCTGCTCATCGGCCTTGCCGCGGTTTCAGCCATTGCGTTGTCGGTCAACGTGCGCCGGCCCGGCTATCGGCTGCCTGCCGCCTCGATGCTGTTGGTGTTCGGCAGTTCGTTTGCGCTCGGCCTCGTCTACCCCGCGCTGTTCCAGCGCTTCTACGTCAAACCGAGCGAATTGCAGCTGGAAACCCCCTATATCGAACGCAACATCGCGCTGACGCGGCGCGCGTACGGTCTCGCGCAGATCGCCGTCAAGCCGTTTGCGGCCGAGCAGGGCTTGAATTTCGCGTCGCTGCAAGCCAATCGCGCGACCATCGACAACATCCGCCTGTGGGATGTGCGACCGCTGATGGATACCTACGCACAGTTGCAGGAGATCAGGACTTACTACAAGTTCTTCTCCGTGGACATCGACCGCTACTCGCTCGACTCCGGTTACCGGCAGGTCATGCTGTCGGCACGCGAACTGGAGCCGGCGATGCTTCCGGAGAACGCCCAGACCTGGGTGAACCTGCATCTCCTGTTCACCCACGGCAACGGCGTCGTGATGTCGCCCGTCACCGAGAAATCCGCGGAAGGTCTGCCTTCGCTCTATCTGCGGGACATTCCGCCCGTCGCCCAAGGCGGGCCGGCGATTCACGAACCGCGCCTCTACTTCGGAGAGGGCGAGCAGGGCTATGTCATCGTGAAGGGCAGTGTGCCCGAATTCGACTACCCCAAAGGCGACAGCAACGTCTACACCGCTTACAGCGGGCGCGACGGCGTCGCCATCGGCAGCATGGCGCGACGCAGCCTCTTTGCGTGGCAGCTCGACGATCCCAATATCCTGCTGACCCGCTACGTCACGGGCGAGAGCCGGATCCTGCTTCATCGGGACATTCGGGACCGGATACGCACGATCGCGCCGTTTCTCATCCTCGACCATGACCCGTATCTCGTTGCGAGCAACGGACGCCTTTTCTGGATGCAGGACGCCTATACCACCAGCCGATGGTTTCCGTATGCCCCGCCGGGTACCGGCGACGGCGACAATTACATTCGCAACGCGGTCAAGGTGGTGGTCGATGCGTACAACGGAACGGTCGATTTTTATGTCAGCGATCCTGCCGATCCGCTCGTGCGGACTTACCAGCGTATCTTCCCTGGCATGTTCAAGCCGCTCGATGCGATGCCGGAGAACCTTCGGCAGCATATTCGCTACCCGGAAGACCTGTTTCTGATCCAGGCGAACCTCTACCGTGCCTACCACATGGACGCACCGGAAGTCTTCTACAACCGCGAGGATCTCTGGCAGTTTCCTCGAGAACTGGGCGACATCGACGGTGGAGACGCCGCCAGCACGCGGATGGCGCCGTACTACATGATCATGCGATTGCCTGGAGACGCGCGCGCCGAGTTCGTCCTGATGCTGCCGATGGTCCCGAGCCAGCGCGAGAACATGATCGCCTGGCTGGCGGCGCGGTGCGATCCGCCCGGGTACGGCAAGCTGATCGTGTACACCTTCCCCAAGGACAAGCTGGTCTATGGGCCATTTCAAATCGAGGCCCGCATTCAGCAGAATACCGAAATCTCGCAACAGATCTCGCTGTGGAATCAGATGGGCTCACGCGTCATCCGCGGCCATCTCGTGGTTGTGCCGATCGAGAACTCGATCCTCTACGTCTCTCCGCTTTATCTGCGCGCGGCGTCCGGTCAACTCCCCGAGTTGAAGCGCGTGATCGCCGCGTACGGCGACCGTGTCGTGATGGAGGAAACCCTGAGCGATGCTCTCGGGGCGCTCTTCAAGGAGACGGCTCCGATGGCAGCGCCGGCCCGTGGCGCGACGGATGCGCGCGCCCGCGAAGCCCTTGCCCATTATGACCGCGCGATCGAGCGACTGAAGGCGGGGGACTGGGCCGGCTTCGGCTCGGAACTCGAGGCCCTCCGGCCGTTGCTCGAGAGGCTGGGCGCCGACCATGCCGAGAACCAGAAGTAG
- a CDS encoding ATP-binding protein, translated as MTLLLPEHIDPRHCVVTRQYAVYTPPMHEMISQIGDWIDQQRPGGYIYGASRLGKSRCVQWYVETVLEERFQAAIPLVVWNRRPDSHTSEAAFWNEIMLASRFEFATPSKAMRKSEAVHQCMQRFISIANNAFRNFVVLLIDEAQDLTFREWKWLVGLQNALDYEGYLLSVFSVGSHQMSYRHEYMATTGNAHVAARFMAAHARFHGLRSASEIEYVLNGYDNDSEWPKGSGITFLEYFAPSDFKAGRRLAECAGLLWKALIELTPTASRKYLEFPMQHVALVIESVLYTLSHGTDWEIATSYESWLRELGKVNLSDHMRIISTGS; from the coding sequence ATGACTTTGCTCCTGCCCGAGCATATCGATCCGCGGCACTGCGTTGTCACTCGGCAATACGCGGTCTATACACCGCCGATGCACGAGATGATTAGTCAGATCGGTGACTGGATCGATCAGCAACGACCGGGAGGATACATTTACGGTGCCTCACGACTTGGTAAATCGCGTTGCGTGCAGTGGTACGTCGAGACGGTACTGGAAGAACGCTTCCAGGCAGCGATTCCGCTCGTCGTGTGGAACCGCCGCCCAGACAGCCATACCAGCGAAGCTGCATTCTGGAACGAGATCATGCTTGCCTCCCGCTTTGAGTTTGCGACGCCGTCAAAGGCTATGCGGAAATCCGAGGCCGTACACCAGTGCATGCAGCGCTTCATCTCTATCGCGAACAACGCCTTCCGCAATTTCGTGGTTCTGTTGATCGACGAAGCTCAGGATCTGACATTTAGGGAGTGGAAATGGCTCGTCGGATTGCAAAACGCGCTTGACTATGAGGGCTACTTGCTCAGTGTATTTTCCGTCGGGTCGCATCAAATGAGCTACCGGCATGAGTATATGGCTACCACCGGAAATGCTCATGTGGCGGCTCGCTTTATGGCAGCCCACGCTCGCTTTCATGGCCTGCGTTCTGCAAGCGAAATCGAATATGTTCTAAATGGCTACGACAACGATTCGGAATGGCCGAAAGGAAGCGGCATCACTTTTCTGGAATATTTTGCTCCAAGCGATTTTAAGGCTGGACGTAGGTTGGCAGAGTGTGCTGGCCTGTTATGGAAAGCCTTGATCGAACTTACACCGACAGCATCTCGCAAATATCTCGAATTCCCGATGCAGCATGTTGCCTTGGTTATCGAATCGGTCTTGTATACGCTTTCGCACGGAACCGATTGGGAGATCGCAACATCCTACGAGTCCTGGCTCCGAGAACTGGGGAAAGTAAACTTATCAGACCACATGAGAATAATTTCGACAGGATCATGA
- a CDS encoding 3'-5' exoribonuclease — protein MLLFLDTEYTGYSQAAPQLISLALVAEDGKREFYVELADTWLLADCTEFVKREVILLLTGPRRSTVQARSDLKTWFADCPRNVQVACDSATDFGFLLDLLGSPLPVNLASHYFDLRPLIDLSIYDQAVSAYYQIDNRVHHALVDARAYRHGWLAWMDSRKAGSEKLR, from the coding sequence ATGTTGCTCTTTCTGGATACCGAGTACACGGGATATTCGCAAGCTGCCCCACAACTCATAAGCTTGGCGCTTGTGGCAGAAGACGGAAAGCGAGAATTCTACGTGGAGCTTGCTGATACTTGGCTCCTCGCTGATTGCACTGAATTCGTCAAGCGAGAAGTCATACTTCTTCTCACCGGTCCGCGACGCTCAACTGTGCAAGCCAGATCTGACCTCAAGACGTGGTTTGCAGATTGCCCACGTAACGTCCAAGTGGCGTGCGATTCAGCAACAGATTTTGGTTTCTTGCTCGATCTGCTCGGTTCGCCGCTCCCTGTCAATCTAGCCTCACATTATTTCGATCTTCGACCGCTGATTGATTTATCGATCTACGACCAGGCTGTCTCCGCATACTATCAAATCGACAACAGAGTGCATCATGCTTTAGTTGATGCACGGGCATATCGTCACGGATGGTTGGCCTGGATGGACTCCCGGAAAGCTGGATCAGAAAAATTACGATAA
- the istA gene encoding IS21 family transposase codes for MTIDAELEAHILRLYHVEKWRCGTIAQQLHVHRGTVKRVLAQAGLPRHGPAPRPSMIEPYLPFIRQTLEKYPTLTASRLYGMVRERGYQGRPTHFRHLISLHRPRPPAEAYLRLRTLPGEQMQCDWGHFGHLHIGRARRPLMAFVMVLSYSRELYLRFFLDARMENFLRGHIGAFTRWGGLGRVVLYDNLKSAVLERQGDAIRFHPTLLAFAAHYRFEPRPVAIARGNEKGRVERAIRHVRDAFFAARQFTDLDDLNAQAEHWCRTQAADRPCPEDRMISVRQAFAQEQPTLLALPENPYPVEETLAVKVGKTPYVRFDLNDYSIPHTHVRRTLTVRADLEQVRVLDGAEILARHARSYDRGAQIEEPVHIETLVGVKREARHHRGMDRLAKAAPASQDLLRRAAERNANLGTITAALLRLLERYGAAQLQAAIGDALQSGVPHPNAVRLALERRREALELPPPLAVCLPPHVRQKDTPVQPHRLDTYDQLAGGTDELA; via the coding sequence GTGACGATTGACGCTGAACTCGAAGCCCATATCCTGCGGCTCTACCACGTCGAGAAGTGGCGCTGCGGCACGATCGCGCAGCAATTGCACGTGCATCGCGGCACCGTCAAACGGGTGCTCGCACAAGCTGGTCTGCCGCGTCATGGACCGGCGCCGCGGCCTTCGATGATCGAGCCATACCTGCCATTCATTCGCCAAACGCTGGAGAAGTATCCCACGCTCACCGCCAGCCGCCTTTACGGCATGGTGCGCGAGCGCGGCTATCAGGGCCGGCCCACGCACTTCCGACATCTGATCTCTCTGCACCGGCCACGCCCGCCTGCCGAAGCGTACCTGCGGCTGCGCACGTTGCCCGGCGAACAGATGCAATGCGACTGGGGGCACTTCGGTCACTTGCATATCGGCCGTGCGCGCCGGCCCTTGATGGCCTTCGTGATGGTGCTCTCGTACTCGCGCGAGCTGTATCTGCGCTTTTTCCTCGATGCGCGTATGGAGAACTTCCTGCGCGGCCATATCGGCGCCTTCACGCGCTGGGGCGGCCTCGGTAGGGTCGTCCTCTACGACAACCTGAAGAGCGCCGTCCTTGAACGCCAGGGCGACGCCATTCGTTTCCACCCGACGCTGCTCGCCTTCGCCGCACACTATCGGTTCGAACCCAGACCCGTAGCCATCGCGCGTGGTAACGAGAAGGGCCGCGTGGAGCGCGCCATTCGTCACGTCCGCGACGCGTTCTTCGCGGCCAGACAGTTCACCGATCTGGATGACCTGAATGCGCAAGCCGAACACTGGTGCCGCACGCAGGCGGCGGATCGCCCGTGCCCGGAGGATCGCATGATCAGTGTGCGCCAGGCGTTCGCCCAGGAGCAGCCTACGCTGCTTGCGCTACCGGAGAATCCCTATCCCGTCGAGGAAACGCTCGCCGTCAAAGTCGGCAAGACGCCCTATGTACGCTTCGATCTGAACGACTACTCGATCCCGCACACGCACGTGCGGCGCACGCTCACGGTACGGGCCGATCTCGAGCAGGTACGCGTGCTGGACGGTGCCGAGATCCTTGCGCGCCACGCTCGCAGTTACGACCGCGGCGCGCAAATCGAAGAGCCCGTTCACATCGAGACACTGGTCGGCGTCAAACGCGAGGCCCGTCATCATCGCGGCATGGATCGCTTGGCCAAGGCTGCCCCCGCCAGTCAGGATCTGCTGCGCCGCGCGGCTGAACGCAATGCGAATCTGGGCACCATCACGGCGGCGCTGCTGCGGCTGCTCGAACGCTACGGCGCTGCGCAATTGCAGGCCGCGATCGGCGATGCGCTACAAAGCGGCGTGCCGCACCCGAACGCCGTGCGCCTGGCGCTGGAGCGCCGCCGCGAAGCGCTTGAACTGCCACCACCGCTTGCCGTGTGTCTGCCGCCACACGTACGCCAGAAGGACACGCCGGTCCAACCCCACCGGCTCGATACCTACGATCAACTTGCCGGAGGCACGGATGAGCTCGCTTGA
- the istB gene encoding IS21-like element helper ATPase IstB, translated as MSSLESLRTRAQELRLHGLLAHWPEVAQEPWVAPLVQWEEDERARRSLERRIKESHLGGFKALCDFDWGWPSRCDRGAIEELMTLGFMKDAANVVLIGPNGVGKSTLAKNVAHQALVHGHTVLFTTAGNMLGELAALDSDSTLRRRLRRYAAPDVLVIDEVGYLSYSNRHADLLFELISRRYQNNSTIVTSNRPFAEWSEVFPNAACVVSLVDRLVHLAEVISIEGESYRLKEARERADKRARQRGPSKSAKGGESS; from the coding sequence ATGAGCTCGCTTGAATCATTGCGCACACGCGCGCAGGAATTGCGTTTGCACGGGCTGCTGGCCCACTGGCCCGAGGTTGCGCAGGAGCCGTGGGTCGCGCCGCTCGTGCAGTGGGAAGAAGACGAGCGAGCCCGTCGCTCGCTCGAGCGGCGCATCAAGGAATCACATCTGGGCGGCTTCAAAGCCTTGTGCGACTTCGACTGGGGTTGGCCGTCACGGTGTGATCGCGGTGCCATCGAAGAACTGATGACGCTCGGGTTCATGAAGGACGCCGCCAACGTCGTGCTCATCGGCCCCAACGGCGTGGGCAAGTCGACGCTGGCGAAGAACGTCGCGCATCAGGCGCTCGTGCATGGGCACACGGTGCTGTTCACCACCGCCGGCAATATGCTGGGCGAACTGGCTGCGCTCGATAGCGATTCAACGCTGCGCCGGCGCTTGCGTCGCTATGCTGCGCCCGACGTCCTTGTGATCGATGAGGTCGGATATCTCTCCTACTCGAATCGCCACGCCGATCTGCTGTTCGAGTTGATCAGCCGGAGATACCAGAACAACAGCACCATCGTGACATCGAATCGACCGTTTGCAGAATGGTCAGAAGTGTTCCCGAACGCCGCCTGCGTCGTGTCGCTCGTCGATCGCCTTGTGCATCTCGCCGAGGTCATCTCGATCGAAGGCGAATCGTACCGCCTGAAGGAAGCCCGCGAGCGGGCCGACAAGCGCGCCCGGCAGCGTGGCCCGAGCAAATCGGCCAAAGGAGGCGAGTCATCATGA
- a CDS encoding helix-turn-helix domain-containing protein translates to MTRTQIGTGTEADFFARGKRLARQADRGEPLAETHIVTFEDPAEAAQLLTQARIGLFRTIKAEPASITSIAARLHRDRSAVKRDIDALLAAGLVSVETAANPGHGTQKVVRAVASRVDVHVLID, encoded by the coding sequence ATGACCAGGACACAGATCGGAACCGGCACCGAAGCGGACTTTTTCGCACGAGGCAAGCGCCTTGCGCGGCAGGCCGACCGCGGCGAGCCGCTCGCCGAAACCCACATCGTCACGTTCGAGGACCCGGCCGAAGCCGCGCAGTTGCTCACGCAGGCGCGCATCGGCCTGTTTCGCACGATCAAGGCCGAGCCGGCCTCGATCACAAGCATCGCGGCGCGCCTGCATCGTGATCGCAGCGCCGTGAAGCGCGACATCGACGCGCTGCTTGCCGCGGGGCTCGTGTCGGTCGAGACGGCAGCGAACCCCGGTCACGGCACGCAGAAGGTTGTGCGCGCCGTCGCCTCGCGCGTCGACGTGCATGTGCTAATCGACTGA
- a CDS encoding toxin-antitoxin system TumE family protein: MAETKIHDERHVITKRRGNGELRREVWVDASGQVTRYNLAYINRELYQGDNGRVIGYDNAHGYHHRHYFGQVEPVDFVSFEDIEDQFARDWTALRSSS; encoded by the coding sequence ATGGCTGAAACGAAGATCCATGACGAGCGCCACGTCATCACGAAACGGCGAGGCAACGGTGAGCTGAGGCGCGAGGTCTGGGTCGACGCGAGCGGCCAAGTCACCCGTTACAACCTCGCCTACATCAACCGCGAGCTCTATCAGGGCGACAATGGCCGGGTGATCGGCTACGACAACGCGCACGGCTACCATCATCGGCACTATTTTGGCCAGGTGGAGCCGGTCGACTTCGTCAGCTTCGAGGACATCGAGGACCAGTTCGCGCGTGACTGGACCGCATTGCGGAGTTCATCATGA
- a CDS encoding tyrosine-type recombinase/integrase translates to MSGVLNPADWIDAGVAPPRRLPDSIEAALEYVADALGHVVYTRWTLAAIKGRYASLAEAKAARPTILRLLLDQPAAVEYWDRGRARTVAVDAAPAPETVLARVLHTHRRRFKRAADAALPAPPGEPKDAAAALVAVPHALLAWLARAGRFAAVASATNTLGVGDDAQAVALFLRDRASRSPHTLRAYRTELRRLIAWCEAQGLGPLSDLTRHDLLAYRQARRAPRPMAVDTPSAAPRKPSDATPTRALAVVASLFRYWTETGYLSANSAAGLVRGNRSRASFAPQRMLPPALLAACDAWVADAVAGDDALVTARRRAIWTLYRYAGVRLVELVWSDDAQLPRLEVDEHGCWTLSVLGKGRKPRAIPLPALCVPVLQAYRQLRGLPPQPSPYEHAALIHGLKGGSLQGSGLYEEVKAIFVAAAARLEPVDPAGAAALRRALPHWLRHAYARTLVVDHQVPLPAAQALLGHASVQTTAAYAKTDLSQLRALVDEAFAQTKQT, encoded by the coding sequence ATGAGCGGCGTGCTGAATCCGGCCGACTGGATCGACGCCGGCGTGGCCCCGCCGCGGCGACTCCCGGACAGTATCGAGGCCGCGCTCGAATATGTCGCCGACGCGCTCGGCCACGTCGTCTACACGCGCTGGACGCTTGCGGCGATCAAGGGCCGCTACGCGTCGCTCGCCGAGGCCAAGGCCGCGCGCCCGACCATCCTGCGCCTGCTGCTCGATCAGCCGGCGGCCGTCGAATACTGGGATCGGGGCCGGGCGCGCACCGTCGCCGTCGACGCGGCGCCGGCGCCCGAAACGGTGCTCGCGCGCGTGCTGCACACGCACCGGCGGCGCTTCAAGCGCGCAGCCGACGCGGCGTTGCCGGCGCCGCCCGGTGAGCCGAAAGACGCGGCCGCGGCGCTCGTCGCCGTGCCGCACGCGCTGCTGGCCTGGCTCGCGCGCGCCGGGCGTTTTGCCGCCGTCGCGAGCGCGACGAACACGCTCGGCGTCGGCGACGACGCGCAGGCCGTCGCACTCTTTCTGCGCGATCGCGCGAGCCGCTCGCCGCACACGCTGCGCGCCTATCGGACCGAGCTGCGGCGGCTTATCGCTTGGTGCGAGGCGCAGGGGCTCGGACCGCTCTCGGATCTCACACGCCACGACTTGCTGGCGTACCGCCAGGCGCGGCGCGCGCCGCGCCCCATGGCCGTGGACACGCCGAGCGCCGCGCCGCGCAAGCCCTCGGACGCCACGCCAACACGGGCGCTCGCGGTCGTGGCGAGCCTCTTTCGCTATTGGACCGAGACCGGGTATCTGAGCGCGAATTCGGCCGCGGGCCTCGTGCGCGGCAACCGCTCGCGCGCGAGCTTCGCGCCGCAGCGAATGTTGCCGCCGGCGCTCCTCGCCGCGTGCGACGCGTGGGTGGCCGACGCCGTGGCCGGTGACGACGCCCTGGTGACGGCGCGGCGCCGGGCGATCTGGACGCTCTACCGCTACGCGGGCGTGCGTCTGGTCGAGCTCGTGTGGTCCGATGACGCGCAACTGCCGCGGCTCGAGGTCGACGAGCACGGATGCTGGACGCTCTCCGTGCTCGGCAAGGGGCGCAAGCCGCGCGCGATCCCGTTGCCGGCCCTGTGTGTGCCGGTGCTGCAAGCGTACCGGCAGTTGCGGGGGCTGCCGCCGCAGCCGAGCCCGTACGAGCATGCGGCGCTGATTCACGGCCTGAAGGGCGGCTCGCTGCAAGGCTCGGGCCTCTACGAGGAGGTCAAGGCGATCTTCGTCGCGGCGGCCGCGCGGCTCGAACCCGTCGACCCGGCCGGCGCCGCAGCATTGCGCCGCGCCTTACCGCACTGGCTGCGCCATGCCTACGCGAGGACGCTCGTCGTCGACCATCAGGTGCCGTTGCCGGCCGCGCAGGCGTTGCTCGGGCACGCGTCGGTGCAGACCACGGCCGCGTACGCGAAAACGGACCTCTCGCAGTTGCGCGCGCTGGTCGACGAGGCCTTTGCGCAAACCAAGCAGACATGA
- a CDS encoding DNA-binding protein, with the protein MKFEEHAMARAGLTRLDVKRAREALIAQGQHPSIDAIRIALGNTGSKTTIHRYLKELEEAEGASLTRAAPLSEAIQELVARLAARLHEEAQAVLDQQTATAAAERQQAQAERATLTEELATLRAQLTDARAGLEREQVAHAETRGGLQQRTLDVERLGQQVRDLAERLTEHEGFRRSLEQKLAHAHEALEHFRTASREQREQEARRHEQQVQQLQAELRQANQAAIVKQNEITQLNKDNARLVAEAGAAAKGLREQQAAGERLQAAVNRTLAEQARLEAEREALQALSRSQAEDLAQARAAFASATAERATLAAQLEAQQQLLADYRARLGLASAAG; encoded by the coding sequence ATGAAATTCGAGGAGCACGCTATGGCCCGCGCCGGCCTCACCCGCCTGGACGTCAAGCGCGCCCGCGAGGCACTCATCGCCCAAGGGCAGCATCCGTCGATCGACGCGATACGTATCGCGCTCGGCAACACGGGCTCAAAAACGACGATCCACCGGTACCTGAAGGAGCTCGAGGAAGCCGAAGGCGCGTCGCTGACGCGCGCCGCGCCGCTGTCCGAGGCCATTCAGGAACTCGTCGCGCGGCTCGCCGCGCGCTTGCATGAGGAAGCGCAGGCCGTGCTCGACCAGCAGACGGCGACCGCGGCCGCCGAACGCCAGCAGGCGCAGGCCGAGCGCGCGACGCTCACCGAGGAACTGGCCACGCTGCGCGCGCAGCTCACCGACGCGCGCGCCGGCCTCGAGCGCGAGCAGGTCGCGCACGCCGAGACGCGGGGCGGTTTGCAGCAGCGCACGCTCGACGTCGAGCGGCTCGGGCAGCAGGTGCGCGATCTCGCCGAGCGCCTGACCGAGCACGAGGGCTTTCGGCGCTCGCTCGAGCAGAAACTTGCGCACGCCCACGAGGCGCTCGAGCATTTCCGCACGGCCAGCCGCGAACAGCGCGAGCAGGAGGCGCGCCGGCACGAGCAGCAGGTCCAGCAGCTGCAAGCCGAGTTGCGCCAGGCGAACCAGGCGGCGATCGTCAAGCAGAACGAGATCACGCAACTGAACAAGGACAACGCGCGGCTCGTGGCCGAAGCCGGCGCCGCCGCCAAAGGCCTGCGCGAGCAGCAAGCGGCCGGCGAGCGCCTGCAGGCGGCGGTGAACCGGACGCTCGCCGAGCAGGCCCGTCTGGAGGCCGAGCGCGAGGCGCTGCAAGCGCTCAGCCGCTCGCAGGCCGAGGACCTGGCGCAAGCGCGCGCGGCGTTCGCGTCAGCGACGGCCGAGCGGGCGACACTGGCTGCCCAGCTCGAGGCTCAGCAGCAATTGCTTGCCGACTACCGGGCGCGGCTGGGTCTCGCCAGCGCGGCCGGCTGA